In Euphorbia lathyris chromosome 2, ddEupLath1.1, whole genome shotgun sequence, the sequence ttcatttggGGATTGAATACCCTAAATAACCCAATCGCTCAGCTAACACATTTacatcctcctcttcttctcctcctcctccattGGTTTCACTTAACAATTCTTCCCAAAATCCTTCATCAAGTTCTCTTTCTCCATATTCAGGAACTTCTTCTTCGATATCGTATTCTTCTTGGTGCTCTGTTCTTGCTCTGCCATATCCTTGCATTTCCAAAGCAAGGGCTTCCAATTCTGAATATCCATAGTCTCCCAACTCTAAAGTTTCAGTTTTTACTGGATTTCTAGAATAACTAATACTAGTTCCAACATCAATTGGCCTCCTCCTCTTTTTAGTAATAGCTTCTTCAAGTTCTTTCCTTTTACCCTTCTGCTGAGCCAACTGCTCTAAAAAGCCCGGATTTTGAACAGCTCTAGCTAAGAATTGCATCATCTGCTGCTGCTTTATTTCAGTACCTTGTAATCTTTCCTCCATTGCTTGAATATATGATCGAGTACTCTGTTGCTGCTGCCTCAGCTTCACTAATTCCATCATCAGAACCTGTTTATCACGTTTAAGTCGGTCAAATTCTATATCTAACCCAAATCGCCCAATTTCAACACAAGCGCCCACTGCTTGCTGTTGCTGATGAGATGATGAAGGCTGGTTTATTGTCTTTCTCCTCTTGATATTTCTCAGAAGATGCTTTTGCCCCCTCAAAAACCCTTCATTTGCAAACTCCCATCTATCTGGATCTATTTTCTTGAATCCCTGCACAATTTccaaattattatattaaaatattaattagaaaTGTATTAGAATACTAAACCCGTCACATGGGAAGACCCCACTTGCCACTTCCAGAATGATCCATTGggtaatattttaatattgggAGATGAAGATTAGGATGAAATTGGCTTCTTTATAGCAGAGACTTCTATCGAAGTTGCGAGAAAATTCtagaaactttttttttattgttacaaaTTCTAGAAACTTTGAGAACAATGTTCTTTGGTGGTATTGGGaagttatattaatttttaattaggaGCTCTGTTTGTTGACCAtaattgaaatattaaattaaaaagaattaacccactcaaaacaaataaaataaaaagaagaaatccccaaattgaaattgaaaatggaaaaaacagAGTACTTACATAAGTGTTAAGTTGCCTGACAAAGCTGGAGAAATTATTATGCTTGAAGTATCTAGGGAGAAGATTAGTGGAGAAGGAATGAGGATCCCAAACGACAAAGCTAGAGCCCCCAATATTCCAAGAAACCATATAATTAGTGATTGGATCATCCACCATTTCATAAGTTTTTGTCAGAAATGGAGGGGGTCCAGTGTCATTAAGCCCTTCCATTGGCTGAGGAGGAGCTATATTTGAATGCTCCTCACTTGATTCTGGATATTCTTCCTTTACTATGAAATACGGATTCATATTTGATCTTTCTTAGttgaaaacaaaaacataaacagAGTATTctgcaaaaacaaaaaacagagTGTTCtgcaacttgaagattatgatTGTTTCTTAGCTGGTGTGAAttggaaagaaagaaaggaaaatg encodes:
- the LOC136220446 gene encoding heat stress transcription factor A-7a-like, which codes for MNPYFIVKEEYPESSEEHSNIAPPQPMEGLNDTGPPPFLTKTYEMVDDPITNYMVSWNIGGSSFVVWDPHSFSTNLLPRYFKHNNFSSFVRQLNTYGFKKIDPDRWEFANEGFLRGQKHLLRNIKRRKTINQPSSSHQQQQAVGACVEIGRFGLDIEFDRLKRDKQVLMMELVKLRQQQQSTRSYIQAMEERLQGTEIKQQQMMQFLARAVQNPGFLEQLAQQKGKRKELEEAITKKRRRPIDVGTSISYSRNPVKTETLELGDYGYSELEALALEMQGYGRARTEHQEEYDIEEEVPEYGERELDEGFWEELLSETNGGGGEEEEDVNVLAERLGYLGYSIPK